TTAGAGAAGCAATGATAGAGATGAAAAAATTTAACGAGATTGTTGGGTGTTCTTTGGGCAACAATCTCAGGAGAAAAAAATGAAGGTAATGACAGTTGTGGGCACTCGTCCCGAAATGATTAAAATGTGGTCAGTATTAAAGAAACTGGACTCCAGTAATTTTGAGCATATCATGGTACATACAAGCCAAAATTACACAAAGGAATTAAAAGATTTCTTTTTCCATGATTTGGAATTAAGGAAACCGGATTATGATATTGCAATAGATACGTCTTCATATGGCAAAGAAGTATCAGATGTTATACGCAAGAGTGATGAGTTGTTTGTTAAGGTAAAACCTGACATGTTGATAATTTTGGGAGATACCTACAGTGGTTTGTCGGTATTACCGGCGTCTCATCGCGAGATAAAAATATTCCACATGGAAGCCGGTCTGAGGGCGTGGGATAAACGGATGCCGGAACAAAGAAACAGGATTTTAATTGACCATATTTCTGATATATTATTACCGTTTAACCAGTACCACAGGGAAAATCTTATAAGAGAAGGAATACATCCTTCAAAAATATTTGTAACCGGTAATACTACTTTTGAAGTAATGAGAGCATTCCAGAGTAAAATTAAAAAAAGTGATATTTTGAAAAAATTAAGTTTGCAACCCAAAGAATATATTCCAATTACATTACATAGAAAAGAAAATGTTGATGATGCGGGTTCTTTAAGGTTTATTATAGAAGGACTTGGGCTAGTGTATAAAAAATTTAAAAAAGAAATTATTTATCCTATGCATCCCAGGACAAAAAGTAAAATAAAAAATATTACTATTCCGAAGGGAATTAGAATAATTGAGCCGTTGGGGTTCTACGATTTTAACTGTTTAAGTATGAATGCATTTTGTTTAATGGCGGATTCGGGAACAACTGCTGAAGAAGGTCTGTTTTATAAAGTTCCTTGTGTCAGCTTGAGACAAAGCACGGAAAGACCCGAAACTGTTGAAGCAGGCGCCCACATCGTTTCAGGTATAAATCCGCAGAATATAGCCGAATCAGTTGAGACAATTACCAATATGGAATGGAAGGCGAAATATGATTTTAGCGAAGAAACAAGTCCTTCTTCAGTTGTGATTAATGTATTAAGAAGCCAAATTACAAATTATTTCTAAATAATAGTTGCAAATAAAAATCTATATTGTTAAAAATAGTATGAAGAAATATATAGAGTAAAATAGTAAGTAATTTTTTAAGTTGCTTGTATTATTTAGAGTATTAGGATTCTAATGTAGCGGCAAAGCGGTAGCTTTGCTTAAGTCGTGAAGGAGAAATTTATGAGACCTTTTGAAGGCAAGCGGATTTTGGTGACAGGCGGAACCGGGTCACTTGGTAAGGTTTTGGTACACCGATTACTTGATGATAAATTGGGAAAACCCAAAAAAATAATTATTTTTTCCCGTGATGAGGCAAAACAGCATGAAATGCGTCTGGAATTCAAACATAAAAGAATTGTTACTGAAGAAATAATATATCATAACTTTGATGAGTTAGTGGAATTCCGTATCGGTGACGTTAGGGATTTTCATAGTATTTCTTCTGCTTTAAGGGATGCAGATATTGTTATTAATGCAGCAGCATTGAAACAGGTTCCTACTTGTGAATATTTCCCTTACGAAGCCGTGAAGACCAATATAACCGGTCCGGAAAATATCATACGCGCTATATGCGAACATAATTTATCGATTGAAACTGTTGTCGGAGTTTCCACAGATAAAGCGTGTAAACCGGTTAATGTTATGGGTATGTCAAAAGCTATGCAAGAAAGAGTATTCATCCAGGCAAATATGCGTTGTCCGAAAACAAGATTTGTTTGTGTCCGTTATGGTAATGTTTTAGCGTCTCGCGGTTCGGTTATCCCTTTGTTTATTGACCAGATTAAAAGAGGCAGGTCGATAACAATTACAGATAAAAATATGACAAGATTTCTTATAAACCTGAATCAGGCAGTTGATATGATTTTTGACGCTATTTGTGAAGCGAAGCGCGGGGAAACATATATACCGCGCATTCATTCGGCCAGAGTAATAGATATAGCACATGCATTGATAGGCAAACGGAAAATTAAAACTATAATTACCGGTGTCAGACCCGGAGAAAAAATGCATGAAATTTTAATTTCAGAAGAAGAATGTCATCGCACAATAGACAGGGGCAAGTATTATGCAATAAGCCCTATTTTACCGGAATTGCGTTATAAGGAAAAATTTAAACCTGCTTTTGAAAAAGAATATAGTTCCGAAGACCACGTAATAGATCTTCCGAAATTAGCTAAATTTCTCCAGCAGCATCATTTAATGGTAGAAGACATCGAAGATCAAAAAAAAGAATTATTAAGATAAAAACTAACCTATAATTTGTAAATATCCTTATAAAAACCTGTCTGAAATAAATAACTGCACTTGTATTTTTATCATTGACATTTATTCAGTTTTTTGTATAATGTTCAATTATTGAACAACACGACATCACAATGGGATAAGGTCATAAGCTATGAAATATTTTAATAAAGTATTTTTAGTTTCTCCTGATGAAAAAAAATTTTTATGGAATGCAGGGGACAGGGTTCCATTAGGGTTATTGTATATATCTAAAGCTCTTTCTGAGAATGGAGTAGAGAATCAGGTATTTGATTTAAATCATTATGAAACAAGTAAGTTTTTAGAAAAAGTCGAAGATGAAACTCCTGCCTGGGTAGGATTTAGTATTATTAGTTCCCCGAGTTTTAACCAGATAAAAAAAATAGCAGAAAAAGTCAAAAAAATCAGTCCGAAAATAAAAATTGTTGCCGGTGGATCCCACTTATCCGCTTTACCCCATAGTTTAGATGGTATTGCAGATGCGATAGTTGTAGGTGCCGGGGAAAATGGGATTGTAAAAGTCATTAAAGAAGGTAAAACTGGAATAATAAATGAACCTTTTGAAATTAATGATTACCCTGTTCCTAACAGGGGAAAATTAGATTATAAGGATTATAAGATGTATGCAGACGGGCTTTTAACTGCTACAATAATTACATCAAGAGGTTGTCCTTTTAATTGTTTTTTTTGTGCAAGTCATGAAAGAAAAGTCCAGTTTAGAAATTCGGAAAATGTCAGAAAAGAAGTAAAAATATTAAAAAAACAGGGATACGAATCAATTTATATTTTAGATGAAAACTTTGTTATTAAAGAAAAACATTTTGAGAAAATAATTAAGATAATGAAACAGGAGGATATGAAATACAGGATGGAAATGAGGGCTGACCGGGTAAGTGAAGAAATTGCAGAAAAATTAAAACAGACCGGTTGCAGGTATGTAGCATTAGGGATAGAAAGCGGAGATAATGAAATTTTAAAAAAAATAAACAAGGGCACGACTGTGGAAATAAACAGGAGGGCGATAGAAATACTAGGTAA
This genomic interval from Elusimicrobiota bacterium contains the following:
- the wecB gene encoding UDP-N-acetylglucosamine 2-epimerase (non-hydrolyzing): MKVMTVVGTRPEMIKMWSVLKKLDSSNFEHIMVHTSQNYTKELKDFFFHDLELRKPDYDIAIDTSSYGKEVSDVIRKSDELFVKVKPDMLIILGDTYSGLSVLPASHREIKIFHMEAGLRAWDKRMPEQRNRILIDHISDILLPFNQYHRENLIREGIHPSKIFVTGNTTFEVMRAFQSKIKKSDILKKLSLQPKEYIPITLHRKENVDDAGSLRFIIEGLGLVYKKFKKEIIYPMHPRTKSKIKNITIPKGIRIIEPLGFYDFNCLSMNAFCLMADSGTTAEEGLFYKVPCVSLRQSTERPETVEAGAHIVSGINPQNIAESVETITNMEWKAKYDFSEETSPSSVVINVLRSQITNYF
- a CDS encoding radical SAM protein; the protein is MKYFNKVFLVSPDEKKFLWNAGDRVPLGLLYISKALSENGVENQVFDLNHYETSKFLEKVEDETPAWVGFSIISSPSFNQIKKIAEKVKKISPKIKIVAGGSHLSALPHSLDGIADAIVVGAGENGIVKVIKEGKTGIINEPFEINDYPVPNRGKLDYKDYKMYADGLLTATIITSRGCPFNCFFCASHERKVQFRNSENVRKEVKILKKQGYESIYILDENFVIKEKHFEKIIKIMKQEDMKYRMEMRADRVSEEIAEKLKQTGCRYVALGIESGDNEILKKINKGTTVEINRRAIEILGKRGIYVKGFFIIGLPGETEQSAGKTIEFAENMREKGLSSADFYALTPFPGSAIWDNPEKYGIKILDRNYDNYLQKGDPVIETEYLSNKKIKKLVDGARARWKK
- a CDS encoding polysaccharide biosynthesis protein: MRPFEGKRILVTGGTGSLGKVLVHRLLDDKLGKPKKIIIFSRDEAKQHEMRLEFKHKRIVTEEIIYHNFDELVEFRIGDVRDFHSISSALRDADIVINAAALKQVPTCEYFPYEAVKTNITGPENIIRAICEHNLSIETVVGVSTDKACKPVNVMGMSKAMQERVFIQANMRCPKTRFVCVRYGNVLASRGSVIPLFIDQIKRGRSITITDKNMTRFLINLNQAVDMIFDAICEAKRGETYIPRIHSARVIDIAHALIGKRKIKTIITGVRPGEKMHEILISEEECHRTIDRGKYYAISPILPELRYKEKFKPAFEKEYSSEDHVIDLPKLAKFLQQHHLMVEDIEDQKKELLR